Proteins co-encoded in one Bacillus sp. FSL H8-0547 genomic window:
- a CDS encoding response regulator transcription factor, protein MLHILVVDDHPAVREGTKAILETDSEVKVSYLNPPYSKDVIQHLNFQEYDVILMDMNLGDINGMELSTEIIKHSEDCKIILYTGYDVEDYFEEAIRLGIHGAISKTETKEKILSSIRHALSGDIVVPYSYLKSLILQQKNKSSSSHSETETLNEREKAILQEVERGLTNQEIADKLHLSKRSIEYSLTSIFNKLNVGSRTEAVLISKSEGIID, encoded by the coding sequence ATGTTGCATATTTTAGTTGTGGACGATCATCCGGCAGTGCGTGAAGGAACAAAGGCCATACTTGAAACCGATTCAGAAGTGAAGGTTTCGTACCTGAATCCCCCTTATTCCAAAGATGTGATTCAGCACCTGAATTTTCAGGAGTATGATGTAATTCTTATGGATATGAATCTGGGAGATATAAACGGCATGGAGCTTTCCACTGAGATTATTAAACACTCAGAGGATTGCAAAATTATTTTATATACAGGCTATGATGTAGAGGATTATTTTGAAGAAGCCATCCGGCTTGGAATTCACGGGGCAATCAGCAAAACAGAAACGAAAGAGAAAATTCTTTCTTCCATCCGGCATGCCCTTTCAGGGGATATTGTTGTCCCGTATTCCTATTTGAAATCCCTCATTCTTCAGCAAAAAAATAAAAGCAGTTCGTCTCATTCAGAGACCGAGACGCTGAATGAAAGGGAAAAAGCCATTCTCCAGGAGGTTGAACGCGGTTTAACGAACCAGGAAATTGCCGATAAGCTGCACTTGAGCAAGCGCTCGATCGAATATAGTCTCACCTCCATTTTTAATAAATTAAATGTCGGGTCAAGAACAGAAGCCGTTCTGATTTCCAAATCCGAAGGCATTATTGATTAG
- a CDS encoding SIMPL domain-containing protein (The SIMPL domain is named for its presence in mouse protein SIMPL (signalling molecule that associates with mouse pelle-like kinase). Bacterial member BP26, from Brucella, was shown to assemble into a channel-like structure, while YggE from E. coli has been associated with resistance to oxidative stress.): MYPMYGQPYNPVYRHALKAGERKAKGGSTLSVRGMGKVEAAPDTAVLQLAVVTMDKDVTAAQEENKRRVNQLIRALAAMGIDEKQIETISYTVFPQYDYTAGSEPVLKGYEAVNTLSVRTRDLDTIGSIYDAAFANGANRSDSLQFFLSDQQKWINQALDLAAKQALEKAEAIALSYRLNLNRTPVKITEESRGFSPLSKELSLGVQSAGQTPIFARQIEVTAELEVVFSYQ; the protein is encoded by the coding sequence ATGTATCCAATGTACGGACAGCCTTACAATCCTGTATATCGTCATGCCTTAAAGGCGGGTGAAAGAAAAGCAAAAGGCGGAAGCACCCTGTCTGTAAGAGGGATGGGGAAGGTGGAAGCGGCGCCTGATACAGCAGTGCTGCAGCTTGCCGTTGTAACAATGGATAAGGATGTAACGGCCGCACAAGAAGAAAACAAGCGGCGGGTCAATCAGCTTATCAGGGCACTTGCGGCTATGGGAATTGATGAAAAACAAATTGAAACGATTTCCTATACCGTGTTCCCGCAATACGACTACACTGCAGGATCTGAGCCCGTCCTGAAGGGCTATGAAGCGGTTAACACACTCTCTGTTAGAACAAGGGACTTAGACACAATCGGCAGCATTTATGATGCAGCCTTCGCAAATGGAGCCAACCGGTCTGATTCGCTGCAGTTTTTTCTTTCTGATCAGCAGAAATGGATCAATCAGGCTCTTGATCTTGCAGCAAAGCAGGCTTTAGAAAAGGCAGAAGCTATCGCACTGTCGTATCGGCTGAATTTAAACCGCACACCTGTAAAAATAACAGAAGAATCAAGAGGGTTTTCGCCTCTTTCCAAAGAATTAAGTCTGGGAGTGCAATCTGCCGGGCAGACACCCATTTTTGCCAGACAAATTGAGGTAACTGCAGAACTCGAGGTTGTTTTCTCCTATCAGTAG
- a CDS encoding PQQ-dependent sugar dehydrogenase → MIVLRKWFAVGALIFLAGCQSDQESPESEAVVQQEGTESVLKEMDVPWSINEHSGTFYLSERKGKIVKWDSTAGKKDVQDVSFEKKVHLEGEGGFLGLQLAPDFEQSRQAYAYHTYKDGGSIKNRIVVVEERNGGWEEVRVLLEDIPGARFHNGGRLKIGPDDKLYATAGDALTPELAQDRKSLAGKILRLELDGAIPADNPFPDSYVYSYGHRNPQGLAWSDDGEMFSTEHGQSAHDEINRIMPGRNYGWPVIEGDEQQEGMETPFFHTGNETWAPSGIAYKDGRLYVAALSGNAVKRVDINSRKAANEIEGFGRMRDVLAAGNDMYAITNNRDGRGNPRPGDDQLLVKK, encoded by the coding sequence GTGATCGTTCTGAGAAAATGGTTTGCAGTTGGTGCGCTGATTTTTCTTGCCGGATGTCAGTCAGATCAGGAAAGTCCAGAGTCAGAAGCTGTTGTTCAGCAAGAGGGAACAGAAAGTGTGTTGAAAGAGATGGATGTTCCGTGGTCAATTAATGAACACAGCGGGACTTTTTATTTGAGCGAACGAAAAGGGAAGATTGTCAAATGGGACAGTACAGCCGGCAAAAAAGACGTTCAGGATGTTTCTTTTGAGAAAAAAGTACACCTTGAAGGGGAAGGCGGATTTCTCGGGCTGCAGCTTGCCCCGGACTTCGAACAAAGCAGACAAGCCTATGCGTATCATACATATAAGGATGGCGGAAGCATTAAGAACAGGATTGTTGTCGTTGAGGAGCGAAATGGGGGATGGGAAGAGGTGCGTGTCCTGCTCGAAGACATTCCCGGTGCCCGCTTTCACAATGGAGGCCGGCTGAAGATCGGCCCGGACGACAAGCTGTACGCAACAGCTGGTGATGCTTTAACTCCCGAGCTTGCACAGGACAGAAAATCACTTGCAGGGAAGATTTTAAGACTCGAGCTGGACGGCGCTATACCTGCTGATAATCCGTTCCCGGACTCCTATGTGTACTCATATGGACACAGAAATCCGCAGGGGCTCGCATGGAGCGATGACGGGGAGATGTTCAGCACAGAGCACGGGCAGTCTGCTCACGATGAAATTAACCGCATTATGCCAGGCAGAAACTATGGATGGCCCGTGATTGAAGGGGACGAGCAGCAGGAGGGAATGGAAACACCGTTTTTCCATACCGGAAACGAGACATGGGCACCTTCCGGCATCGCCTATAAAGATGGCCGCTTGTACGTGGCCGCATTATCCGGAAATGCTGTAAAAAGAGTGGATATAAATTCCCGTAAAGCAGCAAATGAAATAGAAGGATTCGGAAGGATGCGTGATGTGCTGGCTGCAGGCAACGATATGTATGCCATAACAAACAACCGCGATGGCAGAGGCAATCCGCGCCCTGGCGACGATCAGCTTCTGGTGAAGAAATAG
- a CDS encoding hotdog fold thioesterase: MEYNVENTLLNSLGIDIKSITNDGVVATMPVDERTRQPFGILHGGASVALAETVASIGAYHLIDQETEMCVGLEINANHIRGKQDGTVTAHAIPVHRGKTTMVWEIKIVDERESLICISRCTMAVLKKKA, translated from the coding sequence ATGGAATACAATGTTGAAAACACGTTACTTAACTCACTTGGAATCGACATTAAAAGCATTACAAACGACGGAGTTGTGGCAACCATGCCGGTGGATGAACGGACAAGACAGCCATTTGGTATCTTGCATGGCGGGGCTTCTGTTGCGCTTGCAGAAACCGTTGCAAGCATTGGAGCTTATCACTTGATCGATCAGGAAACGGAAATGTGTGTAGGACTTGAGATTAATGCAAACCACATCAGAGGCAAGCAGGACGGCACAGTGACTGCACACGCTATTCCTGTTCACAGAGGGAAAACAACGATGGTGTGGGAAATTAAAATAGTCGATGAAAGAGAAAGCCTGATCTGCATTTCGAGATGTACGATGGCTGTTCTAAAAAAGAAAGCATAA
- a CDS encoding GNAT family protein: MKTLAEFPVLFTDRFTLRKLEERDAEAVFSYFSKDEVTRYYDLESFTDLDQALEIISRWAERYGKNEGYRWGIAETATDKIIGSCGFHNWDKEHYKAEIGFELHPAWWRKGVMSEVLKPVIAFGFNEMNVNRIEAFYDPDNLASKSCLEKAGFIFEGVLRQAAYEKGVFCDAAVCSMLRDEYMKKQSLL, from the coding sequence ATGAAAACACTGGCGGAGTTTCCGGTTTTGTTCACGGACCGTTTTACATTAAGAAAACTTGAAGAACGGGATGCTGAAGCTGTATTTTCGTATTTTTCCAAGGACGAAGTCACAAGGTATTACGATTTGGAAAGCTTTACAGATCTTGATCAGGCGCTGGAAATCATCAGCCGCTGGGCTGAAAGATACGGTAAAAATGAGGGGTACAGATGGGGTATTGCAGAAACAGCAACCGATAAAATTATAGGAAGCTGCGGCTTTCACAACTGGGACAAAGAACATTATAAAGCTGAAATCGGCTTTGAGCTGCATCCGGCCTGGTGGAGAAAGGGCGTGATGAGCGAAGTGCTCAAGCCTGTCATTGCCTTTGGATTTAACGAAATGAATGTAAACCGCATTGAAGCATTTTATGATCCTGACAATCTCGCATCAAAGTCCTGCCTTGAAAAAGCCGGCTTCATTTTTGAAGGAGTTTTGAGGCAGGCCGCCTATGAAAAAGGAGTATTCTGTGATGCGGCAGTGTGCTCCATGCTGAGGGATGAATATATGAAAAAACAGAGCCTTTTGTAA
- a CDS encoding DNA alkylation repair protein: MKYAEDLRKLFQEHADAEKALIMSAYMRGQFQFFGIRSPERKELTKQFLKKHGNPASLEDAILKLWAFEERELQYAAVDILERNKKHLCERDMLWLKTAITTEPWWDTVDLIASNIIGPLVKKEPSLRARYLDEWAESENIWLVRTAILHQLKYKTNTDETWLYHVIAQNASSKEFFIQKAIGWALREYSKTAPESVKAFAENHPLAPLSRREGLKYVQ, encoded by the coding sequence ATGAAGTATGCTGAAGACCTGCGGAAACTCTTCCAGGAGCATGCCGACGCGGAAAAAGCTCTCATAATGTCAGCTTATATGCGCGGCCAATTTCAATTTTTTGGAATCAGGTCTCCTGAGAGGAAAGAACTGACGAAACAGTTTCTTAAAAAACACGGAAACCCAGCCTCTCTTGAAGATGCCATTTTAAAGCTTTGGGCATTTGAAGAGAGAGAACTCCAGTATGCAGCGGTGGATATTCTGGAGCGCAATAAAAAGCACCTATGCGAAAGAGACATGCTGTGGCTTAAAACGGCAATCACGACTGAACCATGGTGGGATACTGTGGATTTGATTGCATCAAACATCATCGGTCCCCTTGTAAAGAAAGAGCCTTCCTTACGTGCAAGATACTTAGATGAATGGGCCGAATCGGAAAACATCTGGCTGGTCAGAACCGCTATTCTGCATCAGCTGAAATATAAAACAAATACAGACGAAACCTGGCTCTATCATGTGATTGCACAAAACGCATCTTCGAAAGAATTTTTCATTCAAAAAGCAATCGGATGGGCGCTCAGAGAATATTCAAAAACAGCTCCCGAATCCGTAAAGGCTTTTGCGGAGAACCATCCTCTTGCCCCGCTCAGCAGGCGCGAAGGACTGAAATATGTGCAGTAA
- the mnhG gene encoding monovalent cation/H(+) antiporter subunit G — MTAIVIAKFITGYFVLQGALLSLVAAYGVVRLPDAYTRNHAASKSATLGVISILLGVFFYFWLIEGHMNARIILGIIFVFMTAPVAGHLIMRAAYNTKVPLWEKSVQDDLEADRKKEGVKG, encoded by the coding sequence ATGACCGCAATCGTCATCGCTAAGTTCATTACAGGCTATTTTGTGCTGCAGGGTGCTCTATTAAGCCTGGTAGCTGCATACGGTGTTGTGCGCCTGCCTGATGCCTATACACGCAATCATGCCGCTTCCAAAAGCGCCACACTTGGAGTAATCAGCATTCTTCTTGGCGTGTTTTTCTACTTCTGGCTGATTGAAGGCCATATGAATGCCCGGATCATTCTCGGGATTATCTTTGTCTTTATGACAGCACCTGTTGCAGGCCATCTCATTATGCGGGCTGCCTACAATACGAAGGTGCCGCTTTGGGAAAAAAGCGTTCAGGATGACCTTGAAGCAGACAGAAAAAAAGAAGGGGTTAAAGGATGA
- a CDS encoding Na(+)/H(+) antiporter subunit F1: MLDMVLRISLLIIAVSTILYLYRLIKGPSVPDRVIALDAIGINLIGITAIISVMLRTNAFLEVILLLGILTFIGTVAFAKFLEKGEIIENDRNRHR, encoded by the coding sequence ATGCTTGATATGGTGCTCAGAATATCCCTGCTCATCATTGCCGTTTCAACCATCCTGTATTTGTACAGGCTGATTAAAGGGCCGTCTGTGCCTGACAGGGTCATCGCCCTTGATGCAATCGGCATTAACCTGATCGGCATTACGGCCATCATCTCTGTCATGCTGCGTACAAATGCCTTCCTGGAAGTCATTCTGCTGCTCGGCATTTTGACCTTCATAGGCACTGTGGCTTTTGCCAAGTTCCTTGAGAAGGGAGAGATCATCGAAAATGACCGCAATCGTCATCGCTAA
- a CDS encoding Na+/H+ antiporter subunit E — MAFQILLNFFVAFLWMFLKGQYAAQDFFNGYFFGLLMIFALRRFFSRRFYLWNVGAVLKLIYIFNRELIMSNLAVLKVVLAPKINARPGIFKLETELKKDWEITILANLITLTPGTLVVEISDDNRFLYIHAMDLGDAEEARNDIKNTFEKAIQEVSR, encoded by the coding sequence ATGGCCTTTCAAATTTTGCTGAATTTTTTCGTAGCGTTTCTCTGGATGTTTTTAAAAGGGCAATATGCAGCACAGGACTTTTTCAACGGCTATTTCTTCGGTCTGCTTATGATTTTTGCGCTGCGGCGCTTTTTTTCCCGCCGTTTCTACTTATGGAACGTCGGTGCGGTTTTAAAGCTGATCTACATTTTCAACCGTGAGCTGATTATGTCCAACCTTGCTGTTTTAAAAGTGGTGCTGGCACCGAAAATAAATGCCCGTCCCGGCATTTTCAAGCTTGAAACAGAGCTGAAAAAGGACTGGGAAATTACCATTCTTGCAAATTTAATTACGCTGACTCCCGGAACACTCGTTGTAGAGATTTCAGATGATAACCGCTTCCTTTATATCCATGCAATGGATCTTGGAGATGCGGAAGAAGCAAGAAACGATATTAAGAATACGTTTGAAAAAGCGATACAGGAGGTGAGCCGCTGA
- a CDS encoding Na+/H+ antiporter subunit D, which yields MNNIVMLPLIVPLLAGILLIFFNKYITIQKWLSVIASVLAVVISALLVQEVRTNGILTVEIGSWAPPYGIVFVADMFASLLVLATSIIGLTSILFAFRSIGPERERFYFYSAVQFLLTGVTGAFLTGDIFNLFVFFEVMLMSSYVLIVLGGTKPQLRESIKYILVNIVSSALFVITVAYLYAVTGTLNMADLGQKIAENGQTGLLTVIAILFLVVFGIKGAIFPLYFWMPGSYKAPPAAVTALFGALLTKVGVYSITRVYTLIFIHDTGYTHQILAWLSILTILFGVIGAIAYWDVDKIVIYNIIVAVGVILFGVAVFNSPGIEGAVYYLIHDMIIKGALFMLAGVMIVITGTSDLRKMGGLLKHHPLLGWLFFIGAISLAGIPPLSGFVGKLKIVQGGFEAGEYVFALFVLLSSLLVLYSVMKIFIHGFWGEVKLSKEEEKGSTKGLLYPIAILIALSAAFGLGTEAAAPYITQAAETLLDPSIYIQAVLKE from the coding sequence ATGAATAATATCGTGATGCTGCCTCTGATTGTTCCATTATTGGCAGGCATTCTTTTAATCTTTTTCAACAAATATATCACCATACAAAAGTGGCTGAGCGTGATTGCTTCCGTTTTGGCAGTAGTCATATCCGCTCTGCTTGTTCAGGAAGTCAGAACGAACGGAATCCTCACAGTTGAGATTGGAAGCTGGGCTCCGCCTTACGGAATTGTTTTTGTTGCGGACATGTTCGCAAGCCTGCTGGTACTTGCGACAAGCATTATTGGACTCACTTCCATTCTGTTTGCATTCCGCTCAATTGGACCTGAGAGAGAACGCTTCTATTTTTACTCGGCGGTGCAGTTTCTTTTAACCGGAGTTACAGGCGCCTTTTTGACTGGCGACATTTTCAATCTGTTCGTTTTCTTTGAAGTGATGCTGATGAGTTCTTATGTTCTGATTGTGCTCGGAGGAACAAAGCCGCAGCTTAGAGAATCAATTAAATATATTCTGGTTAACATTGTTTCATCTGCTTTGTTTGTCATTACGGTGGCTTACCTTTATGCGGTGACAGGAACGCTTAATATGGCGGACCTCGGGCAGAAAATTGCAGAGAACGGGCAGACAGGGCTGCTGACAGTCATTGCGATTCTATTTTTAGTCGTTTTCGGAATAAAAGGCGCCATCTTCCCGCTCTACTTCTGGATGCCTGGGTCCTATAAAGCACCTCCGGCTGCCGTTACCGCTCTGTTTGGAGCGCTTTTGACGAAGGTTGGCGTATATTCCATTACAAGAGTCTATACCCTGATCTTTATTCACGATACAGGCTATACACACCAAATCCTGGCCTGGCTTTCCATCCTTACGATTCTGTTTGGCGTAATAGGAGCCATTGCCTATTGGGACGTAGATAAAATTGTCATTTACAATATTATCGTTGCCGTCGGCGTTATCCTGTTCGGTGTAGCTGTCTTCAATTCTCCAGGAATCGAAGGGGCCGTCTATTATCTTATTCACGACATGATTATCAAAGGCGCACTCTTTATGCTTGCAGGTGTCATGATTGTTATTACCGGCACGAGCGATCTGAGGAAGATGGGCGGACTGCTGAAACATCATCCCCTCCTTGGATGGCTGTTCTTCATCGGGGCTATTTCCCTGGCAGGCATTCCTCCGCTGAGCGGATTTGTCGGAAAGCTGAAAATTGTCCAGGGCGGATTTGAGGCCGGAGAATATGTCTTCGCTTTATTTGTTCTTCTGTCGAGTCTGCTTGTCCTCTACTCCGTCATGAAGATTTTCATTCATGGATTCTGGGGTGAAGTAAAGCTTTCCAAAGAAGAAGAGAAAGGGTCCACAAAAGGACTCCTCTATCCAATTGCCATCCTGATCGCTCTGTCCGCTGCATTCGGACTCGGTACAGAAGCTGCTGCACCTTATATCACTCAAGCTGCAGAAACGCTGCTTGATCCGTCAATCTATATTCAAGCCGTGCTGAAGGAGTAG
- a CDS encoding Na(+)/H(+) antiporter subunit C, protein MEILMSIVAGILFMAATYLMLSKSLLRIIIGTGLLSHGAHLLILTMGGLKKGAAPLLGEEASSYVDPLPQALILTAIVISFGVTSFFLTMAYRAYQELGSDNMDQLRGNDHNE, encoded by the coding sequence ATGGAAATTTTAATGTCGATCGTCGCTGGCATATTGTTTATGGCTGCAACGTATTTAATGCTTTCAAAAAGTCTGCTGCGGATTATTATCGGCACAGGGCTGTTAAGCCACGGCGCCCATCTTCTGATCCTGACCATGGGCGGGCTGAAAAAAGGAGCAGCTCCTTTGCTCGGCGAAGAGGCATCCTCCTATGTCGATCCGCTGCCGCAGGCATTGATATTGACTGCAATTGTCATCAGTTTTGGTGTTACTTCCTTTTTCCTTACAATGGCGTACAGAGCCTATCAGGAGCTTGGAAGCGATAATATGGATCAGTTAAGGGGAAATGATCATAATGAATAA
- a CDS encoding Na(+)/H(+) antiporter subunit B: MNSKPKTNDVILQTITKVVFFIIVIFAIYLFFAGHYTPGGGFVGGLMTSSAIVLLLLAYDVKTVLGILPVNYIHMAAAGLLIAVLTGVGSFFFGVPFLSHTYGHVDLPLLGDTELATAVLFDLGVYLVVIGVTLTIIQTIGETE; the protein is encoded by the coding sequence ATGAATTCAAAGCCAAAAACAAATGATGTGATCCTTCAGACCATCACAAAAGTCGTGTTTTTCATCATTGTCATCTTTGCGATTTACCTCTTTTTCGCAGGTCATTACACGCCTGGAGGAGGATTTGTGGGAGGACTCATGACATCCTCTGCGATTGTTCTCCTTCTGCTTGCGTATGATGTTAAAACCGTTTTAGGCATACTGCCGGTCAACTATATTCACATGGCGGCGGCAGGACTTCTGATTGCTGTTCTGACAGGTGTCGGCTCTTTCTTTTTCGGAGTGCCGTTTTTGTCCCATACGTACGGGCATGTTGACCTCCCGCTGCTCGGCGATACAGAGCTTGCCACTGCCGTTCTGTTTGACCTTGGAGTGTACCTCGTTGTTATCGGAGTGACTCTGACCATTATTCAGACGATTGGAGAGACGGAATAA
- a CDS encoding Na+/H+ antiporter subunit A, with amino-acid sequence MTLLHAAIISPFLLAILIPFLYKYFRNIHTGWFVLILPVVLFGYFLSFIGETVTSTVKWIPSLGINFTAYVDGLGLLFALLITGIGALVVLYSIYYLSKEKEKLNHFYVYLLMFMGAMLGVVLSDNVIVLYTFWEFTSLSSFLLIGYWYHREKSRYGALKSMLITVFGGLAMLGGFVLLYLMSGTFSIRGMIDAVPQMMENPLFILALVLVLLGAFTKSAQFPFYIWLPDAMEAPTPVSAYLHSATMVKAGIYLVARFSPVFALTPEWFWLVSLFGIVTLFWGSLNAVKQTDLKAILAFSTVSQLGLIMSLLGVGAAALHYDSLDDNYFTIATVAAIFHLINHATFKGSLFMVAGIVDHETGTRDIRKLGGLMSFMPITFTIAVIGAFSMAGLPPFNGFLSKEMFFTGMIHVTKMDLFNVDTWGLLFPVLAWVASVFTFLYSMVLVFKTFTGPVQLEKLERKPHEAPIGMLIPPIILASLVVIFGFFPNLLSYTLIEPAVESILPSLLPEGKQFKVHIYFWHGPTPELFMTIGVIVIGTLLYLTLGKWRKVYDLFPKKLALNKLYDASLNGMERFSNRFTRFYMTGFIRDYLAYIFVFLIAITLGTMAVKDGFAFTLDGTAEIGIYEVVLALAMVLGTVTILFSKSRLTAIIALGSVGYSLALFFVLFRAPDLALTQLVIETVSVALFLLCFYFLPKFKKQEKKLSFRLVNFLISLGVGLTVTLVAISANSSRAGETISTYFIENSYKLAGGKNMVNVILVDFRGFDTLFEITVLCIAALGIYGMVKLRMAKGEEG; translated from the coding sequence ATGACGTTATTGCATGCGGCTATCATCTCACCATTTCTTCTGGCCATTCTGATACCCTTCCTTTATAAATATTTCAGAAACATACATACAGGCTGGTTCGTCCTTATTCTGCCTGTTGTTTTATTTGGCTATTTTCTAAGCTTTATCGGTGAGACAGTGACATCAACCGTGAAATGGATTCCGTCTCTTGGAATTAATTTTACGGCGTATGTGGACGGGCTTGGATTGCTTTTTGCTTTGCTGATTACAGGAATCGGAGCGCTCGTTGTCCTGTACTCCATTTATTATTTATCTAAAGAAAAAGAAAAATTAAATCATTTTTACGTATATTTGCTGATGTTTATGGGGGCCATGCTCGGTGTGGTTCTATCTGATAATGTCATCGTTCTTTATACGTTCTGGGAATTTACGAGCCTTTCTTCTTTCCTTTTGATCGGCTATTGGTACCACAGAGAAAAATCAAGGTATGGTGCACTGAAGTCGATGCTGATCACGGTATTCGGCGGTCTTGCCATGCTTGGAGGCTTTGTGCTGCTCTACTTAATGTCCGGCACATTCAGTATTCGCGGGATGATTGATGCTGTTCCTCAAATGATGGAGAATCCGCTTTTCATTCTGGCACTGGTTCTTGTGCTTCTCGGGGCGTTTACAAAATCGGCACAATTCCCGTTTTACATCTGGCTGCCTGATGCGATGGAAGCGCCGACTCCGGTCAGTGCTTATCTGCACTCAGCCACGATGGTAAAAGCGGGTATTTATCTTGTCGCAAGGTTCAGTCCCGTTTTTGCGCTTACTCCCGAATGGTTCTGGCTTGTTTCCCTGTTTGGAATCGTGACTCTTTTCTGGGGATCGCTGAACGCGGTCAAGCAGACAGATTTAAAGGCCATTCTTGCGTTTTCAACGGTCAGTCAGCTTGGATTAATTATGTCTCTGCTTGGAGTCGGTGCAGCGGCGCTGCATTATGACTCGCTTGATGATAATTACTTTACAATTGCAACGGTTGCGGCCATTTTCCACTTAATCAACCATGCCACGTTTAAAGGCAGTTTGTTCATGGTCGCAGGTATTGTTGACCATGAAACAGGCACCCGCGACATCCGGAAACTCGGCGGCTTGATGAGCTTTATGCCGATTACATTTACAATTGCGGTTATTGGTGCCTTCTCGATGGCCGGCCTGCCGCCGTTTAACGGGTTCCTGAGCAAAGAAATGTTCTTTACGGGCATGATTCATGTGACGAAGATGGATCTTTTCAATGTGGACACATGGGGCCTGCTATTCCCTGTCCTCGCCTGGGTTGCAAGCGTCTTTACATTCCTGTACAGCATGGTGCTTGTATTTAAGACGTTTACCGGTCCTGTTCAGCTTGAAAAACTTGAGCGAAAACCGCATGAAGCGCCGATCGGCATGCTGATACCGCCGATTATTCTAGCTTCACTCGTTGTTATCTTCGGTTTTTTCCCGAACCTGCTTTCCTACACGTTAATTGAGCCGGCAGTGGAATCCATTCTGCCTTCGCTTCTTCCGGAGGGAAAACAGTTTAAAGTGCATATTTACTTCTGGCACGGTCCTACGCCCGAGCTGTTCATGACTATCGGCGTGATTGTGATTGGAACCCTTCTCTATTTAACTCTTGGAAAATGGCGAAAAGTCTATGATCTGTTCCCGAAGAAGCTTGCACTCAACAAATTGTATGACGCGTCTTTAAACGGAATGGAACGCTTTTCAAACCGTTTCACCCGCTTTTATATGACCGGGTTTATCCGCGACTACCTTGCGTACATCTTTGTGTTCCTGATTGCGATTACACTTGGAACGATGGCTGTTAAAGACGGATTTGCGTTTACGCTTGACGGCACTGCTGAAATCGGAATCTACGAAGTTGTTCTTGCGCTTGCCATGGTGCTTGGAACCGTGACCATCCTATTTTCAAAATCAAGACTTACAGCGATTATTGCACTCGGTTCTGTCGGATACAGTCTGGCGTTATTCTTTGTGCTGTTCCGCGCACCTGATCTCGCACTGACTCAGCTTGTCATTGAAACGGTTTCTGTTGCTCTCTTCCTGCTTTGCTTCTATTTCCTTCCGAAATTTAAAAAGCAGGAGAAAAAGCTCAGCTTCAGACTGGTTAATTTCCTGATTTCGCTTGGTGTAGGCCTTACTGTCACACTGGTAGCTATTTCTGCAAACAGCAGCAGAGCAGGAGAAACGATTTCAACCTACTTTATTGAAAACAGCTACAAGCTTGCCGGCGGAAAAAACATGGTCAATGTTATCCTGGTGGATTTCCGCGGATTCGATACGCTGTTTGAAATAACCGTTCTCTGCATTGCAGCACTCGGAATCTATGGAATGGTAAAACTTCGCATGGCAAAGGGGGAAGAAGGATGA